AAGGATTGTTAACATTTATTCTCAAAAGGGAAGGTTATTACGTATTTGCCACAAAAGAGTACATGTCTAGGATTAGAGGTGGAAGTAATTCAACTGAAATAAGGGTAAGCTCTAAACCTGTAAAAAGTTACGTCGACAAAATAGATATACTCATACCTCTTACAAAAAGTTCTGTTGAACATCTTGGAGACAGAGTGACCGAAGATACTCTGATCATAGCAGATAACGATTTTTTAAAATTAGAAAATAAAAATCTTTTCAACGTCCCCATCCTTTCTATTGCGAAAGAAATAGGTAACGAAATATATGCAAATATAGTTGCTGTTGGTGTAATTTTGGGTCTTTTCAAAACAAACATAAAGACTATAGAAGAGTATCTAAAAGAAAGATTTGGAGATAAGGGAGAAAAAATTGTTTCCGATAACATAAAAGCCGCTTCTGAAGGTTACAAATTAGGTAAAGACTTTTCTGAAAGTGGAGAGATAAAAATAGAGATCTCTGCAAACGAATCTTTAAAAGACGATTTATTAATTAGCGGAACCGACGCGGTAGCTCTTGGAGCGTTAGCAGGCAATTGTGATTCAATTTTTTCATATCCAATGACACCTGGATCGGGAGTTCTAGTTGATTTAGCCAATTTTTCAAAAAATTTCGATATTTTAGTCGAACAAGCCGAAGATGAAATAGCCGCAATCAATATGGCAATAGGTGGATGGTACGCAGGAGCAAGATCAATGGTGACCACTTCTGACGGAGGATTTGCTTTAATGGAAGAAGGACTTTCTCTAGCTGGGATGATCGAATCCCCGTTAGTAATTCACTTAGCCCAAAGGCCTGCTCCTGCAACAGGTTTACCGACAAGAACCGCTCAGGAAGGCTTGAACCTTGTTATACACGCTGGACATGGCGAATTCCCAAGGTTGGTTTTCTCTCCTGGTAGCCTTGAACAAGCTTTCTATTTAACTCAAAAGGCTTTTAATATTGCGGATAAATATCAAATCCCCGTATTCATTTTGACAGATCAATTTTTTGTTGATTCGTATTATAACGTTAAAAAGTTGGACCTTTCCAAAATTGAAAATAAAAAATATTTTGTAGAAACTACTGAAGATTATAAAAGATATGATCTTTCGAAAGCAAAAAACGGAGTTTCACCAAGAGGTATACCTAACTATGGTAATGGATTAGTTGTTGTAGATAGTGATGAACATGACGAGGAAGGTCATATAACGGAAGATTTGGATATCCGAATTAAAATGGTGGAAAAAAGACTCAAAAAATTTGAGGCTTTAAAGGAGGATTTTATTTCTCCTGAATTCTTTGGAAATGATAACTACAAATATCTCGTCGTATGTTGGGGTTCAAATTATAATGTCGTCAAAGAAGCTCTAGAAAATATAAATAACAAGGATCTTGCTATGCTTCATTTTAGCCAAGTTTATCCCATCCCGGAAAATGCGGTTGAATTTTTAGAGAAGGCAGAAAAAATAATCGATGTTGAAAATAATGCCACAGGTCAATTTGCAAAGTTAATAAGAGCAGAAACTGGCATAAAAATAGATAGTAAGATATTAAAATTCAATGGAATGCCATTTTCAGTTGAAGAGCTAACCGCTAAGATAAGGGAGGAATTACAATGATAGAAAGAAAAAATATGTTTAGTCTAGAAAATGAAAAAGAATTAGACATTGCTTGGTGCCCAGGCTGTGGAAATTTTGGAATACTGAATATATTAAAAAAGGCTCTGGAAGAAATGGAAGAAATAACTCCCAACAATTTTGTACTCGTTTCAGGAATAGGACAAGCAGCGAAAATCCCTCATTACTTTAAAAACAACGCTTTTAATGGTCTTCATGGTAGGACTTTACCCGTTGCCTTTGCCATAAAAGCGACTAATCCAGATTTATACGTAGTAGCTGAAAGTGGAGATGGAGACATGTACGGTGAAGGCGGCAACCACTTTATCCACAATATGAGAAGAAACATTAACATAACAAACATAGTTCATGATAATAGGGTTTATGGACTGACGAAAGGCCAGGCTTCTCCTACTTCACAACAGGGAATGGTCACCCCTGTTCAAGTAAACGGAG
The window above is part of the Petrotoga mexicana DSM 14811 genome. Proteins encoded here:
- a CDS encoding 2-oxoacid:acceptor oxidoreductase subunit alpha, whose amino-acid sequence is MNKTIKEDVSIVLSGEAGQGIQTIEGLLTFILKREGYYVFATKEYMSRIRGGSNSTEIRVSSKPVKSYVDKIDILIPLTKSSVEHLGDRVTEDTLIIADNDFLKLENKNLFNVPILSIAKEIGNEIYANIVAVGVILGLFKTNIKTIEEYLKERFGDKGEKIVSDNIKAASEGYKLGKDFSESGEIKIEISANESLKDDLLISGTDAVALGALAGNCDSIFSYPMTPGSGVLVDLANFSKNFDILVEQAEDEIAAINMAIGGWYAGARSMVTTSDGGFALMEEGLSLAGMIESPLVIHLAQRPAPATGLPTRTAQEGLNLVIHAGHGEFPRLVFSPGSLEQAFYLTQKAFNIADKYQIPVFILTDQFFVDSYYNVKKLDLSKIENKKYFVETTEDYKRYDLSKAKNGVSPRGIPNYGNGLVVVDSDEHDEEGHITEDLDIRIKMVEKRLKKFEALKEDFISPEFFGNDNYKYLVVCWGSNYNVVKEALENINNKDLAMLHFSQVYPIPENAVEFLEKAEKIIDVENNATGQFAKLIRAETGIKIDSKILKFNGMPFSVEELTAKIREELQ
- a CDS encoding thiamine pyrophosphate-dependent enzyme, encoding MIERKNMFSLENEKELDIAWCPGCGNFGILNILKKALEEMEEITPNNFVLVSGIGQAAKIPHYFKNNAFNGLHGRTLPVAFAIKATNPDLYVVAESGDGDMYGEGGNHFIHNMRRNINITNIVHDNRVYGLTKGQASPTSQQGMVTPVQVNGVILNPFNPIAVAIANGATFVARAFVGDMQNTKEIIKKAIRHNGYALIDLFQPCVTFNKINTYAWFNEHTYKLGEDYDPSDKMQALQIAFQEDKIPLGIIYEEKGKPTFEEQLTIYKQNKDPLFKRSIDLNKLESFINSMR